One window of Schistosoma mansoni, WGS project CABG00000000 data, supercontig 0136, strain Puerto Rico, whole genome shotgun sequence genomic DNA carries:
- a CDS encoding nuclear transport factor, putative has product MLNHSLYPENYRQIGESFVMEYYDTMQRDRSSLKLFYHNQARMTYEGDVLEGQDKIGEKFLSLPANKIQVGITNVDVHPNENSVLIFVCGQVQCDEDQVLPFCEVFFLRKFNNCFLITDSMFRLGLHNF; this is encoded by the exons ATGTTGAACCATTCGTTGTATCCTGAAAACTATCGACAGATAGGTGAAAGTTTCGTAATGGAGTACTACGATACAATGCAGCGAGATAGAAGTTCTCTCAAACTGTTTTATCAC AATCAAGCAAGGATGACATATGAAGGTGATGTGTTAGAAGGTCAAGATAAAATCGGTGAAAAATTCCTT TCACTTCCTGCTAACAAAATTCAAGTGGGTATAACTAATGTTGATGTTCATCCGAACGAAAATTCTGTCCTTATTTTTGTCTGTGGACAAGTACAG TGTGATGAAGACCAGGTACTACCGTTTTGCGAAGTGTTTTTCCTTCGCAAATTCAACAATTGTTTCCTCATCACTGATTCTATGTTTCGTTTGGGTTTGCATAATTTCTAA